AAAGAAAAAATCCGACAGGAAAATAATGAATTTAAATGAAATAAATTGCCTTTTATCCCGGAATATTGTAATTTTATAGTATATTCCTTTCAATCGGATAAATAAAACGGGTATTATCATTTTACAGGCGGAAAAGCACTTTTTAAAGTAAATTCATAAATTCAAGATAAGAATCGTCAGGCCGTTATAAAACAAAAATTAAGGAGAGTGCAAAAATGAATCAAAGAGAGGAAATAATCAAAACTCTGAGAACATCTTACAATTTTTTATCCTCTGAATTCTCCGTAAAAAAAATTGCTGTTTTCGGAAGTGCTGCAAAAAATACGATGACCCCGGGTAGTGATATTGACATTGTGGTTGAATTCAATTCGCCAATAGGATTTCGTTTTAATCGGCTCGTAGAATATCTTGAAAACCTTCTCGGGCGTAAAGTTGATATTCTTACGAAAGACGGAATTAGCAATATAAGGGTAAAAAAAATTACTGAAAGCATAGAGAGGGACATGATCTATGTCTAAGCGTGAAGATACTATTATCCTTGAGAATATTCGAGGCGCAATAAATAGAATCTTGTTGTATTCTCGTGATCTTGGGTATGATGATTTTATAACGGATATGAAAACTCAGGATGCCATAGTAAGGAACATAGAGATTCTCGGAGAAGCCGTTAAATTGCTTTCAGAAGAAACAAAAATGAGATATCCGAATATTTCATGGAAAGATATTGCCGGAACAAGAGATAAATTGATTCATGATTATTTTGGAGTTAACATAGATGTAGTATGGAGTATCGTTAAAAATGATATTCCTCAGTTAAAAAAAGAAATAGAAAATACTGTCGGCTAACACATCGTTAAACATTATATTTTTCAGCTCCGCTATAAAATTCAGATGAACTCGGTCTACTTGCTGAAAAGCAAGAGAAAAATAAAAGATAATTTTGAATTTGTT
The nucleotide sequence above comes from bacterium. Encoded proteins:
- a CDS encoding nucleotidyltransferase family protein is translated as MNQREEIIKTLRTSYNFLSSEFSVKKIAVFGSAAKNTMTPGSDIDIVVEFNSPIGFRFNRLVEYLENLLGRKVDILTKDGISNIRVKKITESIERDMIYV
- a CDS encoding DUF86 domain-containing protein — its product is MSKREDTIILENIRGAINRILLYSRDLGYDDFITDMKTQDAIVRNIEILGEAVKLLSEETKMRYPNISWKDIAGTRDKLIHDYFGVNIDVVWSIVKNDIPQLKKEIENTVG